From Erythrobacter sp. YJ-T3-07:
AACAGCTTGGCGCGGAAAACCGCCTGCTCCTCCTTAGAGCAGAATTCGTCGGCCTCGATGTTCGCCATCTCCATGCACTTCTCGTGCAACCAGACAGGAACGCCTTCCATGTCCGGATTGTCGCACTTGAGCGTTACCCAGCGCTTGTGCTCGCCGAATGGGATCCAGAGATGGACTACCCCGAGGTTATCTGGATCGAATTTCAGCTTGCCACGTGCGGTGACCTTGCGGTGCGGATTTTGGTTCCTGCGGGGCTGCTTCGGTGTGACGTCTCCTTCGGGAATGGCGCCGCGCTCGAAGAGCCCGACGATCTCACCCATTTCATGGCACGAATACCGGTTGTGCATGAAAACGACCCCGGTCGCGTAGACGGCAGCGTCGAACTTCACGCAGCCCATGTTGCGATCGAACTCGTCGAGATCCGCGATGACATTGGGCGCGCGGGTAGCGGTGGCCTTGCGCCACATCAGGAGGGGTTGCCGGTTCACAGGCCCTTGTGCCTCGTGATGTTGTAGGTGAAGCAGGCCCGGTCGAGCAGTTCCCGCGCCTGCGAGATCGTGCAGAGGATCTGCTTGTCCGGATCGAATCCGAACTTTCGCATCAGGGCGATGTCGTAATTGTGGCTCGGCAGCTTCTTGAAGAGCATCTGGAGGATCGTCCCGATGGTCCTCTCGATGAGACCCTTATGCGTGGGATGCTCCTTCCCGGTGAAGTTGACCTGGATGTAGGCTTCCGCGCACGCGTCCTCGAAGTGACGGGAGTGCGCGCCTGCGGAATTGTCGACCTTGATGCGGTCGGGACGTAGTCTGACGAAAGGCAGGTCCGGGAATTTCTCGAGCAGATCAGCGGGAACCTCCTTGATCGAGTTGGCGTGCCTGACGGTGCGCAGCAGGGAGGCACTCGAAGCCGCCTCGGCACAAAGATCCCATCCGACCAATGCCGTCGTGCTGCATTCGGCCATGAGGGTCATCGTTGCCGAACCCATGCCGATGCCGGTGTCGTCATCGACGAGGAAGACGTAGGGAACGGGCGTTTCATCCGCCTCGCATAGCGAACCGAACGACGGTCGCTCGCTGAAACCACCACCACCGTAGCGCGCGCGCTTTCCCCTCTCGGTAGTCGCGAGGCCGAAAAGCTTCGGGGTGCGCATATCGCGGACCCGGCGCCAGAAGGTGGTGTAGTGAACGGCCTTATAGGGTGTCGACGGCCTGGGATATTCGGCGGCCTTGTCGCCGACGCTCCAGGTTCCGTCCTCACCTTCGACGAGCATCGGACGGTCCAGCGGCTTGCCGTTGCTGACCTTCCACAGGTCGGCCACGTAGCAGTCGTAGAAGCTCTGGATCTGATCCCGGTCATTCGCGAGACAGGCGGACATCATGTGATAGAGGATCAACTCGACCGGGTGTCTGCTGACGATCGAACGCAGGTAGCGACCGGCCATCGACACGCCATCGCGCGGCTTGCGCCTTCCCGGTTCCCCGCGTTCCCGCAGCCATTCGCGAACTGTGGTTGGGTGCGGCTCCCATCCTGTGGGATTTAGCGCAGCAATACCCGGCTGGGAGACCGCGCGGCGGATGACCGGAAACATGGCGTCGTCGGACAGGGAGCCGCAGTTGTCGTCGCAGAAGAGGCTGATCGCGACCCGCAGCGGCGATTTCGCGTCCATCGTCCGGCACTGCTCGGCGTCCAGTTCCATGTTTCGCGCAAGCCGCCGGCTTTCGTTGCTGGAGGGCTTCGAGCGGAAGATGATGCCGTCCTGTGCGAAGATGGCATTCATATCAGCCGTGGTGGGCTTGCGGGGATGTCCGTTATCGTCATCGACCATGAAGTCGGGATAGGAGGCGCCGTAGGGCGCGCGATATGTGACCGCGTGGTCGGGATCGACGCGTTCGAAGTAGTAATCGCGGCCGAGGATCTCGACGGGATCCCCTTTCTCTTGAGGGTAGGCGAGAGGTCTTGTCATGCTGCTATCCCTTCGAATCCCGGCAGCGGTCGCGACGCGACGATCGGCGTGGGACTTAGAATGGTGCGGTCGTGGAATGGCTTATCGAAGTCGACGGTGAACAGTCCGCCAGCGATGAGACGCTCGACGACCGCATTGCCGTGCTTGCGATCATGTTGAGCGACGAGGCTGATCAGGTCGCCCCATCCCATCTGCTGCATCTTCGCTCGGACTGCCTGCGCGCGTAAACTCTCATGGTTGGTCAGTGCCATTGCGCGACGTCCGAAGATGTTGGCGACGTTGTGTTCACGCCATCTCGAACCGCGAATATCCTCGAGGTAGCGGATGGAGAACTCCCAGCCACACCTGCGGACGAATTCCCGAACTCTCGCCAAGCTGACCTTGTCGTCGGTGCTGAGATCGTCCGGAGTGCGTTTGACCTCGACTATCTCGATCCGAC
This genomic window contains:
- a CDS encoding DDE-type integrase/transposase/recombinase; translation: MTRPLAYPQEKGDPVEILGRDYYFERVDPDHAVTYRAPYGASYPDFMVDDDNGHPRKPTTADMNAIFAQDGIIFRSKPSSNESRRLARNMELDAEQCRTMDAKSPLRVAISLFCDDNCGSLSDDAMFPVIRRAVSQPGIAALNPTGWEPHPTTVREWLRERGEPGRRKPRDGVSMAGRYLRSIVSRHPVELILYHMMSACLANDRDQIQSFYDCYVADLWKVSNGKPLDRPMLVEGEDGTWSVGDKAAEYPRPSTPYKAVHYTTFWRRVRDMRTPKLFGLATTERGKRARYGGGGFSERPSFGSLCEADETPVPYVFLVDDDTGIGMGSATMTLMAECSTTALVGWDLCAEAASSASLLRTVRHANSIKEVPADLLEKFPDLPFVRLRPDRIKVDNSAGAHSRHFEDACAEAYIQVNFTGKEHPTHKGLIERTIGTILQMLFKKLPSHNYDIALMRKFGFDPDKQILCTISQARELLDRACFTYNITRHKGL